A stretch of Acidobacteriota bacterium DNA encodes these proteins:
- the trpD gene encoding anthranilate phosphoribosyltransferase — protein sequence MFVDLLEKLRRHEDLTPDEAARAMDVIMSGQAQPAHIAGLLMALALKGERPAEMVGFARVMRDRAVALPAPVGAVFDTCGTGGDGAHTFNVSTAAAVVLASCGVRVAKHGNRAVSSRCGSADVFEALGVSLEASPDRVVETLVTVGLAFFFAPAWHPSMKHAGPTRRELGVRTAFNLLGPLTNPAGAQRQLVGVSRPEHTELMARTLGHLGAERAWVVHGADGLDELSTTGFTKVSEYRRGMVHTFYLHPADVGLPVADKAALAGGTAAESATMIEDLCAGATGPRRDIVCLNAGAGLLIAGIASSVQEGIAIAGEALSSGQSARTLVALREAYAR from the coding sequence ATGTTTGTGGACCTGCTCGAAAAGTTGCGCCGGCATGAAGACCTGACGCCCGATGAGGCCGCGCGTGCGATGGACGTGATCATGTCCGGGCAGGCGCAGCCGGCGCACATCGCGGGACTTCTGATGGCGCTGGCGCTCAAGGGCGAACGGCCGGCCGAAATGGTGGGGTTCGCCCGCGTCATGCGCGACCGTGCGGTGGCGCTGCCTGCGCCGGTGGGTGCCGTGTTTGACACCTGCGGCACCGGTGGAGACGGTGCGCACACGTTCAACGTCTCGACGGCCGCGGCCGTGGTGCTGGCGTCATGCGGCGTGCGCGTCGCGAAACACGGAAACCGCGCGGTGTCGAGCCGCTGCGGCTCCGCCGATGTCTTCGAAGCGCTTGGCGTCTCTCTCGAAGCCTCGCCCGATCGTGTGGTTGAAACGCTCGTCACTGTCGGGCTCGCGTTCTTCTTTGCACCGGCCTGGCATCCGTCGATGAAACACGCCGGACCCACTCGGCGGGAGTTGGGCGTTCGTACGGCGTTCAACCTGCTGGGGCCGCTGACCAATCCCGCCGGTGCCCAGCGTCAGTTGGTGGGTGTCTCGCGTCCCGAACACACCGAACTGATGGCCCGAACGCTCGGACACCTCGGGGCCGAGCGCGCCTGGGTGGTGCATGGAGCCGACGGGCTGGACGAACTCTCCACCACCGGCTTCACGAAGGTGTCGGAATATCGTCGCGGCATGGTCCACACGTTCTACCTGCACCCGGCTGACGTCGGCCTGCCTGTGGCTGACAAGGCCGCGCTCGCCGGGGGAACCGCGGCAGAAAGCGCGACGATGATCGAAGACCTGTGTGCGGGTGCCACCGGGCCGCGTCGAGACATCGTGTGCCTGAATGCCGGGGCCGGGCTGCTGATTGCGGGCATCGCGTCCTCTGTGCAGGAGGGCATCGCCATTGCCGGCGAGGCGCTCAGCTCGGGGCAGTCGGCCCGCACACTCGTCGCGCTGCGAGAGGCGTACGCGCGATGA
- a CDS encoding aminodeoxychorismate/anthranilate synthase component II, producing MVLLLDNYDSFTWNLAHRLGELGAEVEVVRNDAMTVDEIAARRPTHLVISPGPGRPEAAGISVDALRRFAGQMPVLGVCLGHQALSTAFGGRVERAGAPMHGKTSMVQHDGHGVFAGMASPFEAGRYHSLVVPKDGVPPGFVVSAWVEGEDTVMGLRHASWPVHGVQFHPESVLTPAGHQLLRNFLEDR from the coding sequence ATGGTGTTGCTGCTCGACAACTACGACTCGTTCACGTGGAACCTCGCTCACCGCCTGGGGGAACTCGGCGCCGAAGTGGAGGTGGTGCGCAATGACGCCATGACCGTCGATGAGATTGCTGCGCGCCGGCCCACACACCTCGTGATCTCGCCGGGGCCGGGGCGGCCCGAGGCCGCAGGTATCTCGGTGGACGCGTTGCGACGATTCGCGGGACAGATGCCGGTGCTGGGCGTGTGCCTTGGGCACCAGGCGCTCTCCACGGCCTTTGGTGGCCGCGTGGAGCGCGCCGGTGCGCCGATGCACGGCAAGACGTCCATGGTGCAACACGATGGCCACGGTGTGTTTGCCGGCATGGCGTCGCCGTTCGAAGCGGGCCGTTATCACTCGCTCGTGGTGCCAAAAGACGGTGTGCCGCCTGGGTTCGTCGTGTCGGCGTGGGTGGAGGGCGAAGACACCGTGATGGGGTTGCGACACGCCTCGTGGCCGGTGCACGGCGTGCAGTTTCACCCCGAGTCGGTGCTCACGCCGGCCGGGCATCAGCTGCTCCGAAACTTCCTGGAGGATCGCTAA
- the trpE gene encoding anthranilate synthase component I has product MKQTSFEAFVELAQRGTFVPVWREIMADLLTPVSAFLKIAEHSDYAFLLESVEGGEHVGRYSFLGKDPFLVVRGRAGQTTIEQAGATVTRDEPLVATLRELMAEFSSPKVADLPRFTGGAVGYFDYDTAEWFEPSVARPAQAEDPDRDAAGFMVFDTVLAFDHVKHRILAISNARVRPGEDLRSLYDFAVAKIDFLERELDRNLSRGARREGAPLALEANQTQAAFEASVRTIQEHIAAGDVYQAVISQRFDARTSASPFDVYRALRHVNPSPYMFFIRMGGQSIIGASPEMLVRVEGTHVETHPIAGTRRRGATPEEDQLLAEELRRSEKERAEHVMLVDLGRNDLGRVCQVGSVRVPQYMALERYSHVMHLVSRVDGQLDAGCDRLDALVATFPAGTVTGAPKIRAMQILGGLEPTRRGLYGGAVGYLDFAGNLDFCIAIRTIGMSDGVAHVQAGAGIVADSDPAAEYQETRDKARALIQALEMADTGL; this is encoded by the coding sequence ATGAAACAGACATCGTTTGAGGCATTTGTGGAGTTGGCGCAGCGCGGCACGTTTGTGCCCGTGTGGCGCGAGATTATGGCCGACCTGCTCACGCCGGTTTCGGCCTTTCTGAAAATCGCCGAGCACTCGGACTATGCGTTCCTGCTTGAAAGCGTGGAAGGCGGAGAACACGTCGGACGGTATTCGTTTCTCGGCAAAGACCCTTTCCTGGTGGTGCGCGGCCGAGCGGGGCAGACAACGATCGAACAGGCGGGTGCCACCGTCACACGCGACGAGCCGCTTGTGGCGACGCTGCGGGAGTTGATGGCGGAGTTTTCGTCGCCAAAGGTGGCCGACCTGCCGCGTTTTACGGGCGGAGCGGTGGGCTACTTCGACTACGACACCGCAGAGTGGTTCGAGCCGAGCGTGGCACGGCCCGCACAGGCCGAAGACCCCGACCGCGACGCGGCAGGGTTCATGGTGTTCGACACGGTGCTGGCCTTCGACCACGTGAAACACCGCATCCTGGCAATCTCGAATGCCCGGGTGCGGCCGGGCGAAGACCTGCGGTCGCTCTACGACTTCGCGGTCGCGAAGATCGACTTTCTCGAACGTGAACTCGATCGCAACCTCTCGCGTGGCGCGCGGCGCGAGGGGGCACCGCTCGCGCTCGAAGCCAACCAGACACAGGCGGCCTTCGAAGCGTCCGTGCGGACGATTCAGGAGCACATCGCTGCCGGCGACGTGTACCAGGCGGTGATCTCGCAGCGCTTTGACGCGCGCACAAGCGCGTCACCGTTTGACGTGTATCGTGCGCTGCGGCACGTCAACCCGTCGCCCTACATGTTCTTCATTCGCATGGGCGGGCAGTCGATCATCGGCGCCTCACCCGAGATGTTGGTGCGCGTGGAAGGTACCCACGTCGAGACTCACCCGATCGCGGGCACGCGGCGCCGCGGGGCGACGCCGGAAGAAGACCAGTTGCTCGCCGAGGAACTGCGCCGCAGTGAGAAGGAGCGCGCCGAGCATGTGATGCTCGTGGACCTGGGCCGCAACGACCTGGGGCGCGTCTGTCAGGTCGGCAGTGTCCGGGTGCCGCAGTACATGGCGCTTGAGCGCTACTCACACGTGATGCACCTGGTGTCGCGCGTGGATGGCCAACTGGATGCCGGGTGCGATCGGCTCGACGCGTTGGTCGCGACGTTCCCGGCCGGCACGGTGACCGGCGCACCCAAAATCCGCGCGATGCAGATTCTGGGTGGTCTCGAACCGACGCGGCGCGGACTATACGGCGGCGCCGTGGGATATCTGGATTTCGCGGGCAACCTGGACTTTTGCATCGCCATTCGCACCATCGGGATGAGTGATGGCGTGGCGCACGTCCAGGCCGGCGCGGGCATCGTGGCCGATTCGGATCCGGCGGCCGAATATCAGGAGACGCGCGACAAAGCCCGCGCGCTCATCCAGGCCCTGGAAATGGCCGACACAGGTCTGTAG
- a CDS encoding type I 3-dehydroquinate dehydratase: MQTQIVQTVTARDMRTLRLGRDAATDADLVELRLDGVVDLDVAGALRDRAQKVIVTCRPVWEGGAFDGDEATRHRIINEAVALGAEFVDVERRAEWRPARSGTATRLVLSDHDFAAVPTDVAARVAAMRHERADVVKIAGTPQSAAECLTMRDAAGGHPATVVIGMGGFGRITRALPAHFGSCWTYGGTAAPGQYSVSDLVRQFRVRQLTGATEIYAVTGRPLEHSASPAMHNSAFQAMGRDAVYVPLQAASVEDAAVVANALGIRGMSVTAPFKRGWDVTLDDEASRALGAVNTLKAHERHWLGRNVDGEGFLDACDRRRIDLNGGRALVIGAGGAARAVGRALIGRGSVVAICARRAGAAAELASAIGATPLPWPAEGDWDLIVNATPVGTWPDLAANPLAGATARAAVVYDLVYNPEDTALLQASRAAGAQVIGGLEMLAGQAARQCAWWTGQAPPVTLMADAARAWIAADNPSR, from the coding sequence ATGCAGACCCAGATCGTCCAGACCGTGACCGCCCGCGATATGCGGACGCTGCGCCTGGGCCGCGATGCGGCCACCGACGCCGATCTGGTCGAACTGCGCCTGGACGGGGTCGTCGACCTGGATGTAGCCGGGGCCCTGCGCGATCGGGCGCAAAAGGTGATCGTCACGTGCCGGCCGGTGTGGGAAGGCGGGGCGTTTGACGGAGATGAGGCCACCAGGCACCGCATCATCAACGAGGCGGTGGCGCTCGGTGCGGAGTTTGTGGACGTGGAACGGCGGGCGGAGTGGCGGCCGGCCCGGAGTGGCACGGCGACCCGGTTGGTGTTGTCGGACCATGACTTCGCGGCGGTGCCCACTGATGTCGCCGCGCGCGTCGCCGCCATGCGCCACGAGCGCGCCGACGTCGTCAAGATTGCCGGCACCCCGCAGTCGGCTGCCGAGTGCCTGACGATGCGAGATGCCGCGGGCGGCCATCCGGCAACGGTCGTGATCGGTATGGGCGGGTTCGGCCGCATCACACGCGCACTGCCCGCGCATTTCGGTTCATGTTGGACCTATGGCGGGACTGCGGCTCCGGGGCAGTACTCGGTCTCTGATCTGGTCCGGCAGTTTCGAGTCAGGCAACTGACCGGCGCCACGGAGATCTATGCCGTGACGGGGCGGCCCCTCGAACATTCCGCGTCGCCTGCGATGCACAACTCGGCGTTCCAGGCCATGGGGCGAGATGCGGTCTACGTTCCGTTGCAGGCCGCAAGCGTCGAGGACGCGGCCGTGGTGGCAAACGCGCTGGGCATCCGAGGCATGAGCGTCACGGCGCCGTTCAAGCGCGGCTGGGACGTGACACTTGATGACGAGGCGTCTCGCGCCCTGGGTGCCGTGAATACACTGAAAGCCCATGAAAGGCACTGGTTGGGCCGCAACGTTGATGGCGAGGGTTTTCTTGACGCGTGCGATCGCCGTCGCATCGATCTGAACGGCGGGCGCGCGCTGGTGATCGGCGCCGGCGGAGCGGCCCGCGCGGTGGGGCGCGCGCTGATCGGGCGCGGGAGTGTGGTGGCCATCTGCGCGCGCCGCGCTGGTGCGGCGGCGGAGTTGGCGTCCGCGATCGGCGCGACGCCCCTCCCCTGGCCGGCAGAGGGAGACTGGGACCTGATCGTGAATGCCACACCCGTGGGCACGTGGCCTGACCTGGCAGCCAATCCGCTCGCCGGCGCGACGGCACGGGCGGCGGTGGTGTACGACCTGGTCTACAACCCCGAAGACACGGCCCTCCTGCAGGCATCGCGCGCGGCGGGCGCCCAGGTCATTGGTGGACTCGAAATGCTGGCCGGCCAGGCGGCCCGTCAGTGCGCGTGGTGGACGGGGCAGGCCCCGCCCGTGACGCTGATGGCCGACGCGGCCCGGGCGTGGATTGCGGCTGACAACCCTTCAAGGTGA
- a CDS encoding zf-HC2 domain-containing protein, which produces MMAGTCRDVVRALGPYADDELPGAARLVISEHLEGCRECASELNSLRGFGEALRFGSSRALNPALAGLASGVTSRIRAEQAQSWRALWNRMFEDWHWVAVGLGSMAGALITLVLASTMVVSSITQLTQMNARAGTLYIIALPESGRGGAIMLEFEQSLGSARTDARRAVPASIGWQAERALVSALDEALVRNGRPASLVGLSSADQKEILALLQEIAEFRNVEPVRRPGGLTNVTGIHLDVRTSVTASGI; this is translated from the coding sequence ATGATGGCCGGCACGTGCAGAGACGTTGTGCGTGCCCTTGGGCCGTACGCCGATGACGAGCTCCCTGGCGCCGCGCGTCTGGTGATCTCGGAGCATCTGGAAGGCTGTCGCGAGTGCGCGTCAGAACTCAACAGCCTGCGCGGGTTCGGAGAGGCCCTGCGGTTCGGATCAAGCCGCGCGCTCAATCCGGCCCTGGCCGGTCTCGCCAGCGGCGTCACGAGCCGCATTCGCGCGGAGCAGGCTCAGTCGTGGCGTGCCCTGTGGAATCGGATGTTTGAAGACTGGCACTGGGTGGCGGTGGGTTTGGGCTCGATGGCCGGCGCCCTCATCACACTCGTGCTCGCGTCGACCATGGTGGTGTCGTCGATCACGCAACTCACGCAGATGAACGCGCGGGCCGGCACGCTGTACATCATTGCGCTGCCCGAGAGCGGCCGGGGCGGGGCGATCATGCTGGAGTTCGAGCAGAGCCTGGGGTCGGCGCGGACGGATGCGCGACGGGCGGTGCCTGCGTCAATTGGCTGGCAGGCCGAACGCGCCCTGGTGTCGGCGCTTGATGAAGCGCTGGTGCGCAATGGACGGCCGGCCAGTCTGGTCGGGTTGTCCAGCGCGGATCAGAAGGAGATTCTGGCGCTCCTGCAGGAGATCGCCGAGTTCCGCAATGTGGAACCCGTACGGCGTCCTGGCGGGTTGACGAACGTCACCGGCATTCACCTGGACGTCCGGACGTCGGTCACGGCTTCAGGGATCTGA
- a CDS encoding sigma-70 family RNA polymerase sigma factor encodes MKPIRAVAWSQPSPAAEGQAEWASDWARVQECVTGDEAACTRLVTDHQRMVYQLSLHLLGDQQEALDLSQEVFLRVFRTLGQFRGQSALRTWIYRVVVTQASNRRRWWRRRHQSQQVALDQHVAQHGDLADARPFAKPDQVAEQRETAQHVWTALDRLPFDQRTILVLREIDGLSYDEIAGSLNVAVGTVKSRLARAREHLREELRASS; translated from the coding sequence GTGAAACCCATCCGAGCCGTCGCATGGTCGCAGCCGTCCCCGGCCGCCGAGGGGCAAGCCGAGTGGGCCTCGGACTGGGCCCGCGTCCAGGAGTGTGTGACCGGCGACGAGGCCGCGTGCACCCGCTTGGTCACCGACCACCAGCGCATGGTCTACCAACTCTCGCTGCACCTGCTGGGTGATCAGCAGGAGGCGCTCGACCTATCCCAGGAAGTGTTCCTGCGGGTGTTCCGCACCCTCGGTCAGTTCCGCGGCCAGTCGGCCCTGCGCACCTGGATTTACCGCGTGGTTGTGACCCAGGCGTCCAATCGACGCCGCTGGTGGCGCCGGCGCCATCAGTCACAGCAGGTCGCACTTGACCAGCATGTCGCCCAGCATGGCGACCTGGCCGACGCACGGCCGTTCGCAAAACCTGACCAGGTGGCAGAGCAACGGGAAACGGCCCAGCACGTGTGGACCGCCCTCGATCGCCTGCCGTTCGACCAGCGGACCATCCTGGTACTGCGCGAAATCGATGGCCTCAGCTACGACGAAATTGCGGGCTCGTTGAATGTGGCGGTGGGCACGGTCAAATCGCGCCTGGCGCGGGCGCGCGAGCACCTGCGTGAAGAACTGAGGGCCTCGTCATGA
- a CDS encoding tetratricopeptide repeat protein encodes MKLALAVTGLVGLAVMSAFAVQQLNRGEQFHVLMASGDEALAAGNSYAAVAAYSGAMALRSGSMVSHLRRGKAYEAQRRQEEAVRDYLEAARLQPGAADPLLSLAGLYAAQGDMAHAAEWYGRAAIVDPQNPALLYQLALARYRGGQGATAIDPVRRAIALDPGFDEAHYLLGVLLHDARDLDGATASLERAIAGSPAFTAAREELAEVYRARRRFADEMGQLTAIAAADNRGVRAVAIALAEARQGNFESALATLTKAQALDPGDSTVALARGRVYLMQAEAATEPARRVASARLALASLEAALGGSARRSEGLTLYGRAVYLTGNAGEAERLLKEAVATTPFDRAAFAYLADAAEQSGHYADARDWLSRFDALEGDTATPAVRTARLRRLGGLALAGGDAPGALAALEDAYKRGLRDATMLGWLAEARWKTGNAAGAKDALAQALALTPNDPQLRRLRQSIR; translated from the coding sequence ATGAAACTGGCGCTGGCCGTGACCGGCCTTGTCGGCCTGGCGGTGATGTCGGCCTTCGCGGTTCAGCAGCTGAACCGTGGTGAGCAGTTCCATGTCCTGATGGCCTCGGGCGACGAAGCGCTAGCGGCCGGGAACAGTTACGCGGCCGTGGCCGCCTACAGCGGAGCCATGGCGCTGCGGTCCGGTTCCATGGTCTCGCACCTGCGGCGCGGCAAGGCGTACGAAGCGCAACGGCGGCAGGAGGAAGCCGTCCGCGATTACCTTGAAGCCGCCCGTTTGCAGCCCGGGGCCGCCGACCCGCTCCTGTCCCTGGCCGGCCTCTACGCCGCACAAGGCGACATGGCTCACGCCGCGGAGTGGTATGGCCGGGCGGCAATCGTCGACCCGCAAAACCCCGCGCTGCTCTACCAACTCGCTCTGGCTCGTTATCGTGGGGGCCAGGGAGCCACGGCCATTGACCCCGTGCGCCGTGCCATCGCCCTCGACCCCGGCTTCGACGAAGCCCACTACCTGCTCGGGGTCCTGCTGCATGATGCACGCGACCTTGACGGCGCGACGGCGTCGCTTGAACGCGCGATCGCGGGGAGCCCCGCCTTCACCGCCGCGCGCGAGGAACTGGCCGAGGTCTATCGCGCCCGGCGACGATTTGCCGACGAGATGGGCCAGCTCACGGCGATCGCGGCCGCCGACAACCGTGGCGTCCGTGCCGTCGCCATCGCGCTCGCCGAGGCCCGTCAGGGAAATTTCGAGAGCGCACTCGCCACGTTGACCAAGGCCCAGGCGCTCGACCCGGGCGATTCGACCGTCGCGCTGGCGCGCGGCCGCGTGTATCTGATGCAGGCTGAAGCCGCCACAGAGCCTGCCCGGCGCGTCGCTTCGGCACGACTCGCCCTGGCGTCCCTTGAAGCGGCCCTGGGTGGCAGTGCCCGCCGGAGCGAGGGTCTGACGCTGTACGGCCGCGCCGTCTACCTCACAGGCAACGCGGGTGAGGCGGAACGCCTGCTCAAGGAAGCCGTGGCCACCACGCCGTTCGATCGCGCTGCGTTTGCGTACCTGGCCGACGCCGCCGAACAGTCGGGTCACTACGCTGACGCGCGTGACTGGCTGTCACGCTTCGACGCACTTGAGGGCGACACGGCCACACCCGCCGTGCGCACGGCACGCCTGCGAAGGCTGGGCGGGCTCGCGCTCGCCGGTGGCGACGCCCCCGGCGCACTCGCCGCGCTTGAAGACGCCTACAAGCGCGGGCTGCGCGATGCGACCATGCTCGGGTGGCTTGCGGAGGCGCGTTGGAAGACCGGCAATGCGGCTGGCGCAAAGGACGCGCTCGCCCAGGCGTTGGCGCTGACACCCAACGACCCGCAGTTGCGGCGACTCCGGCAGTCGATCAGGTAG
- a CDS encoding ABC transporter permease: protein MTRRLGLWIIGLTAFGAIAGPWLVPHDPNVQLLAQRLAGPSWTHPLGLDELGRDVFARLLMGARISLFVGLSVVTVSAALGIAIGATAGYAGGRVDNIVGRVMDVLMAFPGILLAIALVAVLGPSLTNVVLALTVIGWVGYARLVRGQVLKIRELEYVQAARALGAPVWRVLWRHVIPATLPAVTVQATIGMAGSIIAEASLSFLGLGVQPPSPSWGTMLDAGRAHLYDAPHLTLFPGIAIALLVLGFNFVGDGLRDRIDQRAT, encoded by the coding sequence ATGACTCGTCGCCTCGGTCTCTGGATCATCGGCCTGACGGCGTTTGGCGCAATCGCAGGCCCGTGGCTCGTGCCGCACGATCCCAACGTGCAGTTGCTGGCGCAGCGGCTGGCCGGCCCCTCGTGGACCCATCCACTTGGCCTCGATGAGCTGGGCCGCGACGTGTTTGCCCGCCTGCTCATGGGTGCGCGCATCTCTCTGTTCGTCGGCCTGTCGGTTGTGACGGTGTCCGCCGCACTCGGCATCGCGATTGGTGCGACGGCCGGGTACGCCGGTGGGCGCGTGGACAACATCGTGGGCCGCGTGATGGACGTCCTCATGGCATTCCCGGGCATCCTGCTGGCCATTGCGCTGGTGGCGGTGCTTGGCCCAAGCCTGACGAATGTGGTACTCGCGCTGACGGTCATTGGATGGGTGGGGTACGCCCGGCTCGTGCGCGGACAAGTGCTGAAGATCCGCGAGCTGGAGTACGTGCAGGCCGCCCGCGCGCTCGGCGCACCGGTGTGGCGCGTGTTGTGGCGCCACGTCATTCCAGCCACACTGCCGGCCGTGACGGTTCAGGCCACCATCGGCATGGCCGGGTCAATCATCGCGGAAGCGTCGCTGAGTTTTCTCGGTCTCGGCGTCCAGCCGCCGTCCCCGAGTTGGGGGACGATGCTGGATGCGGGGAGGGCGCATTTGTACGATGCGCCCCATCTGACACTGTTCCCGGGCATCGCGATTGCGTTGCTCGTACTGGGCTTCAACTTCGTCGGCGACGGCCTGCGCGATCGCATCGACCAGCGCGCTACCTGA
- a CDS encoding ABC transporter permease, with amino-acid sequence MLRFTIRRLLLTLPVLFGVATLVFSLLHLVPGDPALAMLGESASASDVGELRERLGLDRPLPVQYGAFVAGLARGDLGTSFRYGTPVAKEIGQRLPRTMELAAAAIVVAVCLAIPLGVIGALFRGTAIDQAAMTVSLMGISMPNFWLGPVLAIVFAVSLGWLPVSGTGTWKHLVLPAVTLGAALAAVLARMTRASLIEELRELYVLAARARGISKTRAVIAHALRNSLIPVVTILGLQCGAVLTGTIITETIFAWPGVGRLLIQAINFRDYPLVQGCILFIALTYVIVNLLVDLAYGWLDPRIRYE; translated from the coding sequence GTGCTGCGTTTCACGATCCGTCGTCTGCTGCTGACCCTGCCGGTCCTGTTCGGTGTCGCGACGCTCGTGTTCTCCTTGTTGCACCTTGTGCCAGGCGACCCGGCGCTGGCGATGCTCGGCGAGTCGGCGTCAGCGAGTGATGTGGGTGAGCTGCGCGAGCGCCTGGGGTTGGACCGGCCGTTGCCCGTCCAGTACGGCGCGTTTGTCGCCGGCCTTGCGCGCGGCGACCTGGGCACCTCATTCCGCTACGGCACGCCGGTGGCGAAGGAAATCGGACAGCGGCTGCCGCGCACGATGGAGTTGGCCGCCGCGGCCATCGTCGTTGCCGTCTGCCTGGCCATTCCGCTCGGGGTCATTGGTGCGTTGTTCCGGGGCACGGCCATCGACCAGGCCGCCATGACCGTTTCGTTGATGGGCATCTCCATGCCCAATTTCTGGCTCGGCCCGGTCCTGGCCATCGTCTTCGCGGTCTCGCTGGGCTGGTTGCCGGTGTCCGGCACCGGCACATGGAAGCACCTCGTCCTGCCGGCGGTCACGCTGGGTGCGGCGCTGGCGGCGGTGTTGGCGCGCATGACACGCGCGAGCCTCATTGAAGAACTGCGCGAACTCTACGTCCTCGCCGCTCGCGCGCGTGGCATTTCGAAGACGCGGGCTGTCATCGCACATGCATTGCGCAACAGCCTGATTCCGGTCGTGACTATTCTCGGATTGCAGTGTGGCGCCGTACTCACCGGCACCATCATCACCGAGACCATCTTCGCGTGGCCTGGCGTCGGCCGACTGCTGATCCAGGCGATTAACTTTCGCGACTACCCCCTGGTGCAGGGGTGCATTCTTTTTATTGCGTTGACGTATGTGATCGTCAACCTGCTGGTGGATCTCGCCTATGGCTGGCTTGATCCGAGGATCCGGTACGAATGA